One stretch of Comamonas testosteroni DNA includes these proteins:
- a CDS encoding thioredoxin family protein has translation MKQEITKADAWLVVCLCADWCGTCKQYRQPFEALAAQFPQMRFVWLDVEDREDVAGDLDIETFPSILVAQGEQARFLGPVLPQSGVLARMLQSLPVDAAARPADVQEAQDLLQRLLRADDLEEVLR, from the coding sequence ATGAAACAAGAAATTACAAAAGCAGACGCATGGCTGGTTGTCTGCCTCTGTGCTGACTGGTGCGGTACCTGTAAACAGTACCGGCAGCCCTTCGAGGCTCTTGCTGCCCAGTTTCCGCAGATGCGTTTTGTCTGGCTCGATGTGGAAGACCGTGAGGATGTCGCTGGCGATCTGGACATAGAAACCTTCCCGTCCATCTTGGTGGCGCAGGGCGAGCAGGCCAGATTCCTCGGGCCTGTGCTTCCGCAGTCGGGGGTGCTGGCGCGGATGCTGCAATCCCTGCCCGTAGATGCAGCGGCGAGGCCAGCCGATGTGCAGGAGGCCCAGGATTTGCTGCAGCGATTGTTGCGCGCCGATGACCTGGAGGAAGTCTTGCGTTGA
- the rimP gene encoding ribosome maturation factor RimP has product MALQQIVEQTVTGLGYDLVEIERSAGGLLRITIDLPWQAPEEGAPELPEQFVTVEDCEKVTRQLQFALEVDGADYARLEVSSPGIDRLLRHEQDFIRFEGSEVDLTLKAPIGAAGGDKINANRKKFRGTLERTEEGGWQIVWSDEPPPKPGVRVSKKREPAPLNAMGFTLDELREARLAPIVNFKGRAAKPE; this is encoded by the coding sequence GTGGCACTACAGCAAATCGTTGAACAAACCGTGACAGGTCTGGGCTATGACCTGGTTGAAATCGAGCGCTCGGCCGGCGGCCTGCTGCGCATCACGATTGATTTGCCTTGGCAGGCGCCGGAGGAAGGTGCGCCTGAGCTGCCCGAGCAGTTCGTGACAGTGGAAGACTGCGAAAAGGTCACGCGCCAGCTTCAGTTTGCGCTGGAAGTCGATGGTGCGGACTATGCCCGCCTGGAGGTCTCTTCTCCAGGCATCGATCGTTTGCTGCGCCATGAGCAGGACTTCATCCGCTTTGAAGGCTCGGAGGTGGATCTGACGCTCAAGGCTCCCATCGGGGCTGCCGGTGGCGACAAGATCAATGCAAACCGCAAGAAATTTCGTGGCACGCTGGAACGGACTGAAGAAGGTGGCTGGCAGATCGTCTGGAGCGATGAGCCGCCTCCCAAGCCGGGCGTGCGCGTCAGCAAGAAGCGTGAGCCAGCGCCATTGAACGCGATGGGCTTTACGCTTGACGAGTTGCGCGAAGCTCGTCTGGCACCGATTGTGAATTTCAAAGGACGCGCAGCCAAGCCCGAATGA
- the nusA gene encoding transcription termination factor NusA has protein sequence MNRELLMLVEAISREKNVERDVVFGAVESALAQATKKLYQGEVDIRVSIDRESGDYDTFRRWVVVSDDAGLQNPDAEEMLMDAEDRVPGIQIGEFIEEQIESLPIGRIGAMAAKQVILQKIRDAEREMLLNEFLARGEKIFTGTVKRMDKGDIIVESGRVEGRLKRGEMIPKENLRNGDRVRAMIMEVDATLRGAPILLSRSAPEFMVELFRNEVPEIEQGLLEIKSCARDAGSRAKIAVLSHDKRVDPIGTCVGVRGTRVNAVTNELAGERVDIVLWSEDPAQFVIGALAPANVSSIVVDEEKHAMDVVVDEENLAIAIGRGGQNVRLASELTGWKINIMDAAESAQKQADESAVSRKLFMEKLDVDEEIANILIEEGFETLEEVAYVPLQEMLEIESFDEETVNELRSRAKDALLSQEIAREENVSKASEDLVSLDGMSAELLDKLAQADVHTRDDLADLAIDELTEITGQTAEEAKALIMKAREHWFTDGQE, from the coding sequence ATGAATCGCGAACTGTTGATGTTGGTTGAAGCCATTTCGCGTGAAAAGAACGTGGAACGCGATGTGGTTTTTGGTGCCGTGGAATCTGCACTGGCACAGGCCACCAAGAAGCTGTACCAAGGTGAAGTAGACATCCGCGTGTCCATCGATCGCGAAAGCGGCGACTACGACACCTTCCGCCGCTGGGTGGTGGTGTCTGACGATGCCGGTCTGCAGAACCCCGACGCCGAAGAAATGCTGATGGATGCGGAAGACCGCGTGCCCGGCATTCAAATTGGTGAGTTCATTGAAGAGCAGATCGAGTCGCTGCCCATCGGTCGTATCGGTGCCATGGCTGCCAAGCAGGTCATCCTGCAGAAGATTCGCGACGCCGAGCGCGAAATGCTGCTCAACGAATTCCTGGCCCGTGGCGAGAAGATCTTCACCGGTACCGTCAAGCGCATGGACAAGGGCGACATCATTGTCGAATCCGGCCGTGTGGAAGGCCGACTCAAGCGCGGCGAGATGATCCCCAAGGAAAATCTGCGCAATGGCGACCGCGTGCGTGCCATGATCATGGAAGTCGATGCCACCTTGCGCGGCGCTCCCATCCTGCTGTCGCGCTCGGCTCCCGAATTCATGGTGGAATTGTTCCGCAATGAAGTGCCCGAGATCGAGCAAGGCCTGCTGGAGATCAAGAGCTGCGCACGTGACGCCGGCTCTCGTGCCAAGATCGCCGTACTGAGCCACGACAAGCGCGTGGATCCTATCGGCACCTGCGTCGGCGTGCGTGGTACCCGTGTGAACGCCGTGACCAACGAACTGGCCGGCGAGCGTGTGGATATCGTGCTGTGGTCCGAAGACCCCGCCCAGTTCGTGATCGGTGCTCTGGCTCCTGCCAATGTCTCTTCCATTGTCGTGGACGAGGAAAAGCACGCCATGGACGTGGTGGTGGACGAGGAAAATCTGGCCATCGCCATCGGTCGCGGCGGTCAGAACGTACGTCTTGCCTCCGAGCTGACAGGCTGGAAGATCAATATCATGGACGCTGCCGAGTCTGCTCAGAAGCAGGCCGACGAGTCGGCTGTCTCGCGCAAGCTGTTCATGGAAAAGCTGGATGTGGACGAGGAAATCGCCAACATCCTGATCGAAGAAGGTTTCGAGACCCTGGAAGAAGTGGCCTATGTGCCGCTGCAGGAAATGCTCGAAATCGAATCCTTCGACGAAGAGACGGTGAACGAGCTGCGTAGCCGCGCCAAGGATGCACTGCTGAGTCAGGAAATTGCTCGCGAAGAAAATGTGAGCAAGGCATCCGAGGATCTGGTGTCTCTGGACGGCATGAGTGCCGAACTGCTGGACAAGCTGGCGCAAGCTGATGTGCACACCCGTGACGATCTGGCCGACCTGGCGATCGACGAGCTGACCGAAATCACCGGTCAGACCGCCGAAGAAGCCAAGGCCTTGATCATGAAGGCGCGTGAGCACTGGTTTACCGATGGGCAAGAGTAA